In the genome of Pseudomonadota bacterium, one region contains:
- a CDS encoding HAD family phosphatase, which produces MDHRLRYPLVCFDVDGTLVDDTIFIWQTLHDHFATDPVLRKKAHDDFFAKRITYANWFHSDLELLSEAGATLPRIREVLDMLRPVTGAREALLDLHARGHVIAIVSGSLDIVVDHLFPDVPFKHVLLNRIAFAADGRIAGGTPTPYDVEGKADGLRELCRREGIEASRAAFVGDNDNDLWIARAAGLAIAFNCKSDELRAACRIEVREKDLRAVARAIVGAAQWQPLVDSSSM; this is translated from the coding sequence ATGGATCACCGGCTCCGCTACCCGCTCGTGTGCTTCGACGTGGACGGCACGCTCGTCGACGACACGATCTTCATCTGGCAGACGCTCCACGATCACTTCGCGACCGACCCCGTCCTGCGCAAGAAGGCGCACGACGACTTCTTCGCGAAAAGGATCACCTACGCGAACTGGTTCCACAGCGATCTCGAGCTCCTGTCCGAGGCGGGCGCGACCCTCCCGCGGATCCGGGAGGTGCTCGACATGCTGCGGCCGGTGACGGGCGCACGGGAGGCGCTCCTCGACCTCCACGCCCGCGGCCATGTCATCGCGATCGTGTCCGGCAGCCTCGACATCGTGGTCGATCACCTGTTTCCCGACGTCCCTTTCAAGCACGTGCTCCTGAACCGCATCGCCTTCGCTGCGGACGGCCGGATCGCCGGCGGCACCCCGACGCCGTACGACGTCGAGGGCAAGGCGGACGGCTTGCGGGAGCTGTGCCGGCGAGAGGGGATCGAGGCCTCGCGCGCCGCGTTCGTGGGCGACAACGACAACGATCTGTGGATCGCGCGCGCTGCCGGGCTCGCGATCGCGTTCAACTGCAAGAGCGACGAGCTGCGCGCCGCGTGCCGGATCGAGGTGCGGGAGAAGGATCTGCGCGCCGTGGCGCGGGCGATCGTCGGAGCGGCTCAGTGGCAGCCGCTCGTCGACTCGTCCTCCATGTAG
- the groES gene encoding co-chaperone GroES translates to MAVRPLNDRVLVKRLESEERTKGGIIIPDAAKEKPLEGKVMAVGGGKKDEKGKVIPLVVKKGDRVLFGKYSGTEIKIDGEEVVIVREDDILAVIE, encoded by the coding sequence ATGGCAGTCAGACCACTGAACGATCGGGTGCTCGTGAAGCGGCTCGAGTCCGAGGAGCGGACCAAGGGCGGCATCATCATCCCGGACGCGGCCAAGGAGAAGCCGCTCGAGGGCAAGGTGATGGCGGTCGGCGGCGGCAAGAAGGACGAGAAGGGCAAGGTGATCCCGCTCGTCGTGAAGAAGGGCGATCGCGTGCTGTTCGGCAAGTACTCGGGCACCGAGATCAAGATCGACGGCGAAGAGGTCGTGATCGTGCGCGAGGACGACATCCTCGCGGTGATCGAATAG
- a CDS encoding SUMF1/EgtB/PvdO family nonheme iron enzyme yields the protein GGRAACRLLNSNGASCNSDGTPCWDLCTAHQWQYACEQGAVPGGSTSPLTYPYSDFYGAATCNGTDRVVSDVVLYTEYLDGCRSDWTTDIYDQSGNVEEWTKTARTIGDGTALYETRGGSYNDLAGGMTCPFNLTAFENDVDFRMPNIGFRCCRMNTDCSTSANCVAGSWCSSGNCVACDTSAHCGPTCAACASNYRCTGPDGSCSFCKSDAFCGSSCTACAPGVHCYATSSTTSACLPNYTTETFTYDWEELFGATGVTNLSLADEGMSAAVNIGFTFPLYGTNYTQLYVSANGFIEFGATTNSYTNQCSLPSATTPNNIIALMWDDLNPASAAIIRYKSFATCPVGTSAQPCFVVEYDNVPHYGGGTAGTFEVVLFQGGDFTIQFQDSGAELGSGSTTGVENSAGTMGKTYECDTASSLSDSEAVCFYMEDESTSGCH from the coding sequence GGGGGGCGGGCGGCGTGCCGCCTGCTCAACTCGAACGGCGCGAGCTGCAACTCCGACGGGACGCCATGCTGGGATCTGTGCACCGCGCACCAGTGGCAGTACGCGTGCGAGCAGGGGGCGGTGCCCGGCGGTAGCACGTCGCCGCTTACTTACCCCTACAGCGACTTCTACGGCGCGGCCACGTGCAACGGGACCGATCGTGTGGTGAGCGACGTCGTGCTGTACACGGAGTACCTGGACGGCTGCCGCTCGGACTGGACCACCGACATCTACGATCAATCCGGCAACGTCGAGGAGTGGACGAAGACCGCGCGCACGATAGGTGACGGCACGGCGCTGTACGAGACGCGCGGCGGCTCGTACAACGACCTCGCGGGTGGCATGACCTGCCCGTTCAACCTGACCGCATTCGAGAACGACGTAGACTTCCGCATGCCGAACATCGGCTTCCGGTGCTGCCGCATGAACACGGACTGCTCGACGAGCGCGAACTGCGTCGCCGGCAGCTGGTGCTCGAGCGGTAACTGCGTCGCGTGCGACACGAGCGCGCACTGCGGGCCGACCTGCGCCGCGTGCGCTTCGAACTACCGGTGCACCGGCCCGGACGGCTCCTGCAGCTTCTGCAAGTCGGACGCCTTCTGCGGTTCGTCCTGCACGGCCTGCGCCCCCGGGGTGCACTGCTACGCGACGTCGAGCACCACCTCGGCGTGCCTGCCCAACTACACGACCGAGACCTTCACCTACGACTGGGAGGAGCTCTTCGGGGCCACCGGGGTGACCAACCTGTCGCTCGCCGACGAGGGGATGTCGGCAGCCGTCAACATCGGCTTCACCTTCCCCCTGTACGGGACCAACTACACCCAGCTGTACGTCTCGGCCAACGGGTTCATCGAGTTCGGGGCGACCACGAACTCGTACACGAACCAGTGCAGCCTCCCGAGCGCGACGACGCCGAACAACATCATCGCGCTCATGTGGGACGACCTGAACCCGGCGAGCGCGGCGATCATCCGGTACAAGTCGTTTGCGACCTGTCCGGTCGGCACGTCGGCGCAGCCCTGCTTCGTCGTGGAGTACGACAACGTCCCCCACTACGGCGGCGGCACGGCCGGCACGTTCGAGGTCGTCCTGTTCCAGGGCGGCGACTTCACCATACAGTTCCAGGACTCGGGCGCCGAGCTGGGCAGCGGCTCCACGACTGGGGTCGAGAACTCCGCCGGGACGATGGGCAAGACCTACGAGTGCGACACGGCGAGCTCCCTCTCCGACTCCGAGGCCGTCTGCTTCTACATGGAGGACGAGTCGACGAGCGGCTGCCACTGA